A genomic stretch from Halogranum gelatinilyticum includes:
- a CDS encoding 30S ribosomal protein S6e yields the protein MADFKVVVADPTTGDTHQFDVDGQDANRFLGRELGDEVDGSAVGLDGFSLELTGGSDKAGRPMRKDVAGPNLKEVLLEGGVGYKPSRDGERKRITVRGREVSEETVQINVKALGDESVAAALGGDDEGEDEDAEE from the coding sequence ATGGCAGATTTCAAAGTCGTCGTCGCTGACCCCACCACGGGCGACACGCACCAGTTCGACGTAGACGGACAGGACGCAAACCGATTCCTCGGCCGCGAGCTCGGTGACGAGGTCGACGGCTCGGCCGTCGGACTCGACGGATTCAGCCTCGAGCTCACCGGTGGCTCGGACAAGGCAGGCCGTCCGATGCGGAAGGACGTCGCTGGCCCGAACCTCAAGGAAGTCCTCCTCGAGGGCGGCGTCGGCTACAAGCCATCCCGCGACGGCGAGCGCAAGCGCATCACCGTCCGCGGTCGCGAGGTCTCCGAGGAGACTGTCCAGATCAACGTCAAGGCACTCGGCGACGAGTCCGTCGCCGCCGCGCTCGGCGGAGACGACGAAGGCGAAGACGAAGACGCCGAAGAGTAA
- a CDS encoding aminopeptidase codes for MDPRTAEHAAVLVDWSARIERGDDVVVSVAEDAHDLAVAVAEKLGERGANVVTLYASGEVSRAYLQGHDGDFDENPAHELALYENADSVLFLGGGRNTSALADVPGPKRQAQSTATTGIREARMDTDWVSTVHPTRSLAQQAGMAYDEYRDFVYDAILRDWEELAGQMAEMKDVLDAGSEVRIVKDDTDLTMSIENRVAVNSAASVDYDSHNLPSGEVFTAPYATEGTVFFDVPMTLSGKRVRNVQLTFEDGAVVDFSAESGEDALADILDTDEGARRLGELGIGMNRGIDRFTDNILFDEKMGDTVHLAVGRAYDSNFPEGHAEEANQSAVHVDMITDMSEDSRIEVDGEVVQRDGTFRWEDGFEA; via the coding sequence ATGGACCCACGAACCGCCGAACACGCCGCGGTACTCGTCGACTGGAGTGCCCGCATCGAGCGCGGTGACGACGTCGTCGTCTCCGTCGCCGAAGACGCCCACGACCTCGCGGTCGCCGTCGCCGAGAAACTCGGCGAGCGCGGTGCCAACGTCGTGACGCTCTACGCCTCGGGCGAAGTCTCCCGTGCCTACCTCCAAGGCCACGACGGCGACTTCGACGAGAACCCCGCCCACGAACTCGCCCTCTACGAGAACGCCGACTCCGTCCTGTTCCTTGGTGGCGGCCGCAACACCTCCGCCCTGGCAGACGTCCCCGGCCCGAAGAGGCAGGCGCAGTCGACGGCGACGACGGGCATCCGCGAGGCACGCATGGACACCGACTGGGTGTCGACGGTCCATCCGACGCGGTCGCTCGCCCAGCAGGCCGGGATGGCCTACGACGAGTATCGGGACTTCGTCTACGACGCGATCCTCCGCGACTGGGAGGAGCTGGCGGGACAGATGGCCGAGATGAAAGACGTCCTCGACGCGGGGAGCGAGGTCCGCATCGTCAAGGACGACACCGACCTGACGATGTCCATCGAGAACCGCGTCGCGGTCAACTCCGCGGCCTCCGTCGACTACGACTCGCACAACCTCCCCTCCGGCGAGGTCTTCACCGCACCGTACGCGACCGAGGGAACCGTCTTCTTCGACGTCCCGATGACGCTCTCGGGCAAGCGCGTCCGGAACGTCCAGCTGACCTTCGAGGACGGCGCGGTCGTCGACTTCTCGGCCGAGTCGGGCGAGGACGCGCTGGCCGACATCCTCGACACCGACGAGGGTGCCCGCCGGTTGGGCGAACTTGGTATCGGGATGAACCGCGGCATCGACCGCTTCACCGACAACATCCTCTTCGACGAGAAGATGGGCGACACGGTCCATCTGGCGGTCGGCCGCGCCTACGACTCGAACTTCCCCGAGGGCCACGCCGAGGAGGCCAACCAGTCGGCCGTCCACGTCGACATGATTACGGATATGTCCGAGGACTCCCGCATCGAGGTCGACGGCGAGGTCGTCCAGCGCGACGGCACGTTCCGCTGGGAGGACGGCTTCGAGGCGTAG